From one Trifolium pratense cultivar HEN17-A07 linkage group LG1, ARS_RC_1.1, whole genome shotgun sequence genomic stretch:
- the LOC123887684 gene encoding uncharacterized protein LOC123887684, which produces MVAKEFYTDKEAGHEESTLLQDQYDDDDDETLSLSDLPNSTISPQWNDFSKESNHNGDDDDDDNLFEFFSEEFNTSTTHDNIIFCGKLIPFKDHQHVPHNQKTSVLVPKTRLSSKSLKSRDDVKGKEDQEVKGSLNVKSFPCDYTTMGGKVSLVRSPTKSRWFLFLFGLSLNSRSSSKEMQLSDIRNRQSRREPMMMFPAAPGNGKEVAKSKKNGNYKGMWKMLKSVSFVLGCSRSSKLANDVVKAAFV; this is translated from the coding sequence ATGGTGGCTAAAGAATTCTACACAGATAAAGAAGCAGGACATGAAGAAAGCACTTTGCTACAAGAtcaatatgatgatgatgatgatgaaactcTATCTCTTAGTGACCTTCCAAATTCTACAATTTCTCCACAATGGAATGATTTCTCCAAAGAATCCAATCacaatggtgatgatgatgatgatgataactTGTTTGAATTTTTCAGTGAAGAATTCAACACTTCAACAACTCATGACAACATAATCTTTTGTGGCAAACTCATTCCCTTCAAAGATCATCAACATGTTCCTCATAACCAAAAAACAAGTGTTCTTGTTCCAAAAACAAGACTTAGTTCAAAGTCTTTGAAATCTAGGGATGATGTTAAAGGAAAAGAAGATCAAGAAGTAAAGGGTAGTTTGAATGTAAAGAGTTTTCCTTGTGATTACACAACAATGGGGGGAAAGGTTTCATTGGTGAGGTCTCCAACAAAATCTAgatggtttttgtttttgtttgggtTGTCGTTGAATTCGAGGTCATCTTCCAAAGAGATGCAACTTAGTGACATTAGAAATAGACAGAGTCGGAGGGAACCGATGATGATGTTTCCGGCAGCACCGGGGAATGGGAAAGAGGTTGCTAAAAGCAAGAAGAATGGTAATTATAAAGGGATGTGGAAGATGTTGAAGTCAGTGTCATTTGTTTTAGGATGTAGTAGAAGTAGTAAACTTGCTAATGATGTAGTAAAGGCTGCTTTTGTGTGA
- the LOC123919028 gene encoding DEAD-box ATP-dependent RNA helicase 35, with protein sequence MEEEDDYEEYVPVAKRRAMEAQKILQRKGKASAAIDDDSEKLKVVETKPSLLVKASQLKKDQPEISVTEQIVQQEKEMIENLPDNKTLKSVRELAKGITYTEPLPTGWKPPLHIRRMSKKGCELIQKQWHIIVDGEEIPPPIKNFKDMRFPDPILKMLKTKGIVQPTPIQVQGLPVILSGRDMIGIAFTGSGKTLVFVLPMIMMAMQEEIMMPIVPGEGPFGLIICPSRELARQTYEVIEQFLLPLKEAGYPELRPLLCIGGIDMRSQLEIVKKGVHIVVATPGRLKDMLAKKKMNLDNCRYLTLDEADRLVDLGFEDDIREVFDHFKAQRQTLLFSATMPTKIQNFARSALVKPIIVNVGRAGAANLDVIQEVEYVKQEAKIVYLLECLQKTPPPVLIFCENKADVDDIHEYLLLKGVEAVAIHGGKDQEEREYAISSFKAGKKDVLVATDVASKGLDFPDIQHVINYDMPAEIENYVHRIGRTGRCGKTGIATTFINKNQSETTLLDLKHLLQEAKQRIPPVLAELNDPMEDNNDITDISGVKGCAYCGGLGHRIGDCPKLEHQKSMAIANNRKDYFGSGGYRGEI encoded by the coding sequence atggaagaagaagatgattatGAGGAGTATGTGCCTGTGGCCAAGCGTCGTGCCATGGAAGCTCAGAAAATTCTCCAACGAAAAGGGAAGGCCTCTGCTGCAATCGACGATGATTCTGAAAAACTAAAAGTGGTTGAAACTAAGCCAAGTCTTCTTGTTAAGGCGTCACAGTTAAAAAAAGATCAACCTGAAATCAGTGTCACAGAACAGATTGTTCAACAAGAGAAGGAGATGATTGAGAATTTACCAGATAATAAAACCCTAAAGTCGGTTCGTGAATTAGCTAAGGGGATCACTTATACAGAACCTTTGCCTACAGGGTGGAAACCTCCTTTGCATATAAGAAGGATGTCGAAGAAAGGTTGCGAATTGATTCAAAAACAGTGGCATATAATAGTTGATGGTGAAGAAATTCCACCCCCGATTAAGAATTTTAAGGATATGAGGTTTCCGGATCCTATTCTGAAGATGTTGAAAACCAAAGGTATTGTGCAGCCAACACCCATTCAGGTGCAAGGTCTTCCTGTTATCTTATCTGGGAGGGATATGATTGGAATTGCTTTCACGGGTTCTGGTAAAACTTTGGTTTTTGTGCTTCCGATGATCATGATGGCAATGCAGGAGGAAATTATGATGCCTATAGTTCCCGGGGAAGGTCCGTTTGGTCTGATTATTTGTCCATCAAGGGAACTTGCTAGGCAAACTTATGAAGTCATTGAACAATTCTTGTTACCTTTGAAGGAAGCTGGATATCCGGAGCTCAGGCCTTTGCTTTGTATCGGTGGAATTGATATGAGATCACAACTTGAGATTGTGAAGAAGGGGGTTCATATTGTTGTTGCCACTCCTGGGAGGTTGAAGGATATGTTGGCCAAGAAGAAAATGAATCTTGATAATTGCAGGTATTTAACATTAGATGAGGCTGATCGGTTGGTAGATTTGGGATTCGAAGATGATATAAGAGAAGTTTTTGATCACTTCAAAGCTCAAAGGCAGACTCTCTTATTTTCTGCTACTATGCCAACAAAAATTCAGAACTTTGCTAGAAGTGCTTTGGTAAAACCGATTATTGTCAATGTGGGACGTGCAGGAGCTGCAAATCTTGATGTAATTCAGGAGGTAGAGTATGTCAAGCAAGAGGCGAAAATAGTTTACCTCCTTGAGTGCCTACAGAAAACCCCGCCTCCTGTTCTGATATTTTGTGAGAATAAGGCTGATGTGGATGACATTCATGAGTATCTTCTCTTGAAAGGAGTAGAAGCCGTGGCTATCCATGGAGGCAAGGATCAGGAAGAGAGAGAGTATGCCATTTCATCTTTTAAGGCTGGAAAGAAAGATGTGTTGGTTGCAACTGATGTTGCATCCAAAGGTTTAGATTTTCCTGATATTCAGCATGTGATCAACTATGACATGCCGGCTGAAATAGAAAATTATGTTCATAGGATTGGACGTACTGGAAGATGTGGCAAGACTGGTATAGCGACAACATTTATAAACAAGAACCAAAGTGAGACAACATTGCTTGATTTGAAACATCTTTTGCAAGAAGCAAAGCAAAGGATCCCCCCAGTTTTGGCTGAGCTTAATGATCCAATGGAAGATAATAATGACATCACAGACATAAGTGGTGTCAAGGGATGTGCATATTGTGGAGGGCTCGGTCATCGTATCGGTGATTGTCCCAAATTAGAACACCAGAAGAGTATGGCAATTGCAAATAATAGAAAGGATTATTTTGGATCCGGAGGTTACAGAGGGGAAATTTGA